In a genomic window of Gossypium arboreum isolate Shixiya-1 chromosome 9, ASM2569848v2, whole genome shotgun sequence:
- the LOC108457208 gene encoding probable E3 ubiquitin-protein ligase LUL4, whose product MGISWSNTSNSNRRRNQAYLHGPPPPPPFYYPQEPTSLPPPPPPPPSQPSTSHPYPAHPPPPPPPIPNNYYCSPPYNPCCYSNPVMGRYPIQYPPYFANQASAWPPIRAHAVAAVPPQPPPPYVEHYNAKKVRNDVNVHKDTLKLEVDEQNPDHHLVSFVFDALFDGSITIFYFAKEELNCRFVPVFPEAFEPVRVPFQKGLGQRFQQPPGTGIDLGFFELDDLSKPSPGEDVFPLVISAETCMLPHSSDEHVGDPTQSTSAHMQITQAILEKNGNSFQAKVIRQILWVDGVRYELREIYGIGSSAAAEGFDDSDPGKECVICMTEPKDTAVLPCRHMCMCSECAKTLRLQSNKCPICRQPIEELIEIKINSTH is encoded by the exons ATGGGCATCTCATGGAGCAACACAAGCAATAGCAACCGGAGGAGAAACCAAGCTTACCTCCATGGCCCTCCACCTCCTCCACCTTTCTATTATCCCCAAGAACCCACTTCCCTTCCTCCTCCGCCACCTCCACCGCCATCCCAGCCTTCTACTAGCCACCCTTATCCTGCGCATCCTCCACCCCCACCGCCTCCAATTCCCAACAATTACTACTGTTCCCCACCCTACAACCCCTGCTGTTACTCAAACCCTGTCATGGGTCGTTACCCTATTCAATATCCTCCATATTTCGCCAACCAGGCTAGTGCCTGGCCCCCGATTCGTGCTCATGCCGTGGCGGCGGTGCCGCCTCAGCCGCCACCTCCTTATGTGGAGCATTATAATGCCAAGAAAGTGAGGAATGATGTGAACGTGCACAAGGATACGTTGAAGCTGGAAGTAGACGAGCAGAATCCCGATCATCACTTGGTTTCTTTCGTTTTTGATGCTTTGTTTGATGGCag TATCACCATTTTCTACTTTGCCAAGGAAGAGTTGAACTGTAGATTTGTTCCCGTATTTCCTGAAGCCTTCGAGCCTGTGAGAGTCCCATTTCAGAAGGGACTTGGCCAGAGATTCCAGCAGCCTCCTGGGACAGGAATTGACTTAGGTTTCTTTGAATTGGATGATCTCTCGAAACCATCACCAGGGGAGGATGTTTTCCCTCTTGTAATTTCTGCTGAAACATGTATGCTGCCGCATTCATCTGATGAACATGTTGGTGATCCCACACAAAGTACATCAGCCCACATGCAAATTACTCAAGCCATTTTAGAGAAGAACGGTAACTCTTTCCAAGCAAAAGTGATACGGCAGATATTATGGGTTGATGGAGTCCGCTATGAACTACGCGAGATTTATGGAATAGGAAGCTCAGCAGCAGCAGAAGGCTTTGATGATAGTGACCCGGGGAAAGAGTGTGTTATCTGCATGACCGAACCCAAGGATACTGCGGTCCTACCTTGCCGCCACATG TGTATGTGCAGTGAATGTGCTAAAACATTGAGGCTTCAGTCAAATAAATGTCCAATATGCCGACAACCTATCGAAGAACTTATAGAAATCAAGATAAACAGCACTCattga
- the LOC108454189 gene encoding uncharacterized protein LOC108454189, protein MAFTWGSSLRITLLLLLIAAIVFACFTLPVEKILKDFLLWVDKDLGPWGPLVLAVAYIPLTVLAVPASVLTLGGGYLFGLPVGFVADSIGATLGAGAAFLLGRTIGRSFVVSKLKDYPQFRSVALAIRRSGFKIVLLLRLVPLLPFNMLNYLLSVTPVPILEYMLASWLGMMPITLALVYVGTTLKDLSDVTHGWSEFSTTRWAFLILGLSVSVLLMICVTRVAKSALDKALAENEDIDSIVGSPPLPIMGEAPTDFHQPLIIKIDAAAANEGHEK, encoded by the exons ATGGCTTTCACCTGGGGTTCCTCTCTCAGGATCACTCTTCTTCTCCTCCTTATTGCTGCTATTGTTTTCGCTTGTTTCACCCTCCCTGTTGAAAAG ATTCTGAAGGATTTTTTGTTATGGGTTGACAAGGATCTTGGACCTTGGGGTCCACTTGTGCT GGCTGTTGCTTATATTCCTTTGACAGTCTTGGCCGTTCCAGCTTCAGTGCTTACC CTTGGTGGTGGTTATCTTTTTGGATTGCCTGTGGGCTTTGTTGCGGATTCTATTGGTGCAACCCTTGGTGCGGGAGCGGCATTCCTTCTTGGCAGAACA ATTGGGAGATCATTTGTTGTTTCTAAGTTGAAGGATTATCCTCAGTTCCGGTCAGTAGCACTTGCAATACGGAGATCTGGCTTTAAG ATCGTTTTGCTGCTTCGACTTGTACCCTTACTCCCATTCAACATGTTGAATTATCTGTTGTCCGTGACTCCTGTCCCTATTCTAGAATACATGCTGGCCTCCTGGTTAGGAATGATG CCAATAACACTTGCTTTAGTTTATGTCGGAACAACACTCAAGGATCTTTCTGACGTGACACATGGATGGAGTGAGTTTTCAACTACTCGTTGG GCATTTCTCATATTGGGCCTTTCTGTGTCTG TGCTTTTAATGATTTGTGTGACTAGAGTTGCCAAATCGGCTCTAGATAAAGCCTTGGCCGAAAATGAGGATATTGATAGCATTGTAGGCTCACCACCGTTACCTATCATGGGTGAAGCACCCACAGATTTCCACCAGCCTCTTATAATTAAGATAGATGCTGCAGCTGCCAATGAAGGTCATGAAAAATGA